A single window of Pontibacillus chungwhensis DNA harbors:
- a CDS encoding nitroreductase family protein, whose product MELREAITTRRSVRSFTKEEVEVSTIEELLQLALYAPNHKMTQPWRFVLLDRQDQVPLQHLIKSKKALKKGKPVPEKEPIAEDAPSHMLAVVINVDEKEKVYRDDFGAVSSLIQNFSLLLWEKGIGVVWKTPGFMKDQEMIDLLGVGENEELVGLLHIGYPAVVPKMKEREPLQSKISFGLPNK is encoded by the coding sequence ATGGAACTAAGAGAAGCCATTACAACTAGAAGGTCTGTTCGCTCTTTTACGAAAGAGGAAGTAGAGGTTTCTACAATAGAAGAGTTATTGCAATTAGCCCTTTACGCACCAAATCATAAAATGACACAGCCATGGCGTTTCGTCTTATTGGATCGTCAGGATCAGGTTCCGTTGCAACATCTGATTAAGAGTAAAAAGGCTCTTAAGAAAGGAAAACCCGTTCCGGAAAAGGAGCCTATTGCAGAAGATGCACCGTCCCATATGCTGGCTGTTGTGATCAATGTCGACGAGAAAGAAAAAGTTTACCGGGATGACTTCGGAGCTGTCTCAAGTTTAATTCAGAACTTCTCCTTACTTCTGTGGGAGAAAGGAATTGGCGTTGTTTGGAAAACACCTGGATTCATGAAGGATCAAGAAATGATCGATCTTCTGGGTGTAGGGGAGAACGAAGAATTAGTAGGACTCCTCCACATCGGTTATCCTGCTGTTGTTCCGAAGATGAAAGAACGAGAGCCACTCCAGTCCAAGATCAGTTTTGGTTTACCGAATAAATAA
- a CDS encoding AAA family ATPase, with the protein MTQIKSVELPRKDRKNEFPFTLPFIQSFDHLTFSKPITILVGENGTGKSTFLEALATNAGSILIGGESIDYEPSLDPVRPLGDALNVTWKVRTKKGLFFRAEDFISFTTRIAEAREESQEKLRDIKEKDPHSLEALPYARTVHELKQLYGDGLEVRSHGESFLDLFQARFKPGGVYILDEPEAPLSPLKQLSLISMIKDMVKKDAQFIIATHSPILMALPDADIYQIEEGSLKKIAFEDSEHVKLTKDFLEQPERYLRHL; encoded by the coding sequence ATGACTCAAATAAAGTCTGTGGAACTTCCAAGGAAAGATAGGAAAAATGAGTTTCCTTTTACCCTCCCTTTCATTCAGTCATTTGACCACCTCACGTTCAGCAAACCCATCACCATTCTTGTTGGGGAGAACGGAACAGGTAAATCCACCTTCTTAGAAGCGCTGGCGACAAATGCAGGAAGTATTCTAATTGGTGGGGAATCCATTGATTACGAACCTTCCCTTGATCCTGTCAGGCCATTAGGAGATGCGTTAAACGTTACGTGGAAAGTCCGAACGAAGAAAGGCCTCTTCTTCCGTGCAGAAGACTTCATTTCATTTACCACGCGAATAGCAGAAGCAAGAGAAGAGTCACAAGAAAAGCTTCGTGATATTAAAGAAAAAGACCCTCATTCTTTAGAAGCTCTTCCTTACGCCCGTACTGTCCATGAGCTTAAACAGTTGTACGGAGATGGCCTAGAGGTTCGGTCCCACGGAGAAAGCTTTCTCGACCTCTTTCAAGCCAGGTTCAAACCAGGTGGTGTCTACATATTAGATGAGCCAGAGGCCCCGCTGTCACCATTAAAACAACTATCCCTGATCTCAATGATTAAAGACATGGTGAAAAAAGATGCCCAATTTATCATCGCCACCCATTCACCGATCCTCATGGCCCTGCCTGACGCTGACATCTATCAAATTGAAGAAGGTAGTCTCAAAAAGATCGCATTTGAGGATAGTGAGCATGTTAAATTAACCAAAGACTTTCTCGAGCAACCAGAACGTTACCTGCGCCATTTGTAA
- a CDS encoding CPBP family intramembrane glutamic endopeptidase has protein sequence MRFILYYGPSVMIFIGLQVFSSVPLTFWLFYSWLCLVPLIDGLIIQRKTWRETLNWICFHKPHHSIKLGLISGVIAFVSILGGVAVLHDLIINKEKAIPLLEEWGITGKGIIIMVLVLVIINPILEETYWRGYMHTKIVERKGLRRAIFITAFFYSLYHLLSLVPIFEWPVNVLFVIPVFVAGLFWGWMRHKYNTMIGTMVSHSLADIGIVCVYFFFIR, from the coding sequence ATGCGGTTTATTTTGTATTACGGGCCTTCGGTGATGATTTTTATTGGGTTACAAGTCTTTAGTAGCGTCCCTCTCACCTTTTGGCTTTTTTATAGTTGGTTATGTCTCGTTCCGTTGATTGATGGACTGATCATACAACGAAAGACATGGCGTGAAACGCTTAACTGGATTTGCTTCCATAAGCCGCACCACTCCATAAAGCTCGGCCTCATTAGTGGCGTAATCGCTTTTGTTTCCATCTTAGGCGGCGTGGCCGTTCTTCATGATTTGATTATTAATAAAGAGAAAGCGATACCGCTTCTAGAAGAGTGGGGAATTACAGGAAAGGGTATTATCATAATGGTCCTCGTCCTTGTTATCATCAACCCTATACTTGAGGAAACGTATTGGCGTGGGTATATGCATACGAAGATTGTGGAGCGAAAAGGGCTTCGACGAGCTATTTTCATTACGGCGTTTTTCTATTCTCTTTACCATCTCCTTTCTCTCGTACCGATCTTTGAATGGCCTGTAAACGTACTCTTTGTCATCCCTGTTTTCGTCGCAGGGTTATTCTGGGGTTGGATGAGGCACAAGTACAACACAATGATCGGAACCATGGTCAGCCACTCGCTGGCTGATATAGGAATTGTTTGCGTCTATTTCTTCTTCATTCGATAA